The following proteins are co-located in the Neodiprion virginianus isolate iyNeoVirg1 chromosome 6, iyNeoVirg1.1, whole genome shotgun sequence genome:
- the LOC124308053 gene encoding homocysteine S-methyltransferase-like, giving the protein MSLDSPKERGKVKILDGGFSTQLSVHVGNKVDGDPLWTARFLATNPDAVLATHLDFLRAGADIIQTNTYQASIGGFMKHLNLTAEESLALIKSAVDIAKEAVRIHSAETKDDRKLIVGTIGPYGAALHNGSEYTGAYDPDVTAEAIKNWHKPRLEVLVKGGVDLLAFETIPNKIEAEALVDLLRDYPAMKAWLSFSCRQDGRSLADGSNFKEVALACFVKALPGQIVAVGVNCIAPRCVSPLLAEINKDRKEDSLPLVVYPNSGERYVVSEGWQPGETTDSLENFVADWLNLGVRYIGGCCRTYAKDITLIRDAVKRWETETLK; this is encoded by the coding sequence ATGTCTCTCGATAGCCCGAAAGAAAGAGGTAAAGTGAAAATACTAGACGGTGGCTTTTCAACTCAGCTGTCAGTTCATGTTGGCAATAAGGTTGACGGTGACCCCTTGTGGACAGCGAGATTCTTAGCTACTAATCCAGATGCAGTTCTGGCGACTCATCTCGACTTTCTACGAGCCGGTGCCGACATCATTCAGACAAATACTTATCAGGCTTCGATCGGTGGTTTTATGAAGCATCTAAACCTGACTGCGGAAGAAAGCTTAGCCCTGATCAAAAGCGCGGTAGATATTGCCAAAGAAGCAGTCAGAATTCATTCGGCGGAGACCAAGGATGATCGAAAGTTGATCGTCGGTACTATTGGGCCTTACGGTGCTGCGCTGCACAATGGCTCAGAGTACACCGGAGCTTACGATCCAGACGTTACCGCCGAAGCGATTAAAAATTGGCACAAGCCTCGTTTGGAAGTTTTAGTAAAAGGTGGAGTAGATCTGCTCGCTTTCGAGACCATACCAAATAAAATTGAGGCTGAAGCATTGGTCGACCTGCTGAGGGACTATCCGGCAATGAAAGCCTGGCTGTCGTTCTCATGTCGTCAGGATGGAAGGAGTCTGGCTGACGGTAGCAATTTCAAAGAGGTCGCTCTGGCATGTTTCGTCAAAGCTTTACCTGGACAGATAGTCGCTGTAGGAGTGAATTGCATCGCTCCACGATGCGTTTCTCCTTTACTTGCAGAAATCAATAAGGACAGAAAAGAGGATAGTCTACCTTTGGTCGTTTATCCTAATAGCGGAGAGCGGTACGTTGTTAGCGAAGGGTGGCAACCTGGAGAGACTACGGATTCTCTGGAAAACTTTGTTGCCGATTGGCTAAATCTCGGGGTTCGATACATCGGCGGTTGCTGCCGTACATATGCCAAGGATATAACACTAATACGAGATGCTGTCAAACGCTGGGAAACGGAAACTTTGAAGTAA
- the LOC124308051 gene encoding transaldolase isoform X1: MSEQPQCKKSKMTSSLDQLKTLTTVVADTGDFQAMEKFKPTDATTNPSLILAAATDKKYAHLIDKAVQYGAKIGTTLAEQTEAAIDMTCVLFGQAILKIVPGRVSTEVDARLSFDKEASIEKAKKLISLYEEAGISKERILIKLASTWEGIQAAKELETKYGIHCNLTLLFSFAQAIACAEAGVTLISPFVGRILDWYVANTNNKSYEAKEDPGVISVTKIYNYYKKYGYKTVVMGASFRNVGEIKELAGCDYLTISPKLLDELEKSTEPVKQALNVAAAKKSDLEKITLDEAKFRWLLNEDQMATDKLSDGIRKFAVDMCKLEKLLQEKLQA; this comes from the exons ATGAGCGAACAGCCGCAGTGCAAGAAGAGCAAGATGACGAGCTCGTTGGATCAGCTAAAAACGCTTACCACAGTTGTCGCCGACACTGGCGATTTCCAAG CtatggaaaaatttaaacccACTGATGCTACAACAAACCCGTCTCTAATTCTCGCTGCTGCGACCGACAAGAAATATGCTCATCTAATTGACAAGGCTGTGCAGTATGGAGCTAAAATTGGAAC AACACTGGCTGAACAAACTGAGGCGGCTATTGATATGACATGCGTCCTTTTCGGACAAGCAATTCTGAAAATTGTACCTGGACGAGTTTCTACTGAAGTTGACGCTAGACTTTCGTTTGATAAGGAAGCTAGTATTGAAAAAGCTAAGAAACTCATTTCCTTGTACGAGGAAGCTGGGATTAGTAAAGAACGTATTCTTATAAAGCTTGCATCTACATGGGAAGGCATCCAGGCAGCTAA GGAACTCGAAACGAAGTACGGAATTCACTGCAACTTGACTCTTCTGTTTTCATTTGCTCAAGCCATCGCATGTGCTGAAGCCGGTGTGACTTTGATCTCTCCATTTGTGGGACGAATTCTAGATTG GTACGTCGCGAACACTAATAACAAGTCATACGAAGCCAAGGAGGACCCCGGAGTCATTTCCGTAACCAAGATTTACAACTATTATAAAAAGTATGGGTATAAAACCGTTGTGATGGGCGCATCCTTCAGAAATGTTG GTGAAATCAAAGAATTGGCTGGTTGTGACTACCTGACAATTAGCCCGAAGCTGTTGGACGAATTGGAAAAAAGTACCGAACCGGTGAAGCAAGCCTTGAATGTTGCTGCAGCTAAAAAATCAGATCTTGAAAAGATAACTCTTGACGAAGCAAAGTTTAGATGGTTATTAAACGAGGATCAGATGGCAACTGATAAACTCTCTGATGGGATCCGGAAATTTGCCGTGGATATGTGTAAACTCGAAAAGCTTCTCCAGGAGAAATTGCAAGCCTAA
- the LOC124308047 gene encoding lipase 3-like: protein MRRCEAGAIIAFVILMQGPVEGMSFNILRAILSPPVPRITRVRNASPRELRLKNSLAVSDFLGLVKQYHYPAEEHNVTTIDGYNLRFHRIPGSARSSLVKRKPVVFVQHGISASSDSWVLMGPGRDLVFLLADAGYDVWVGNFRGNSYSRSHVVLSPEDPKFWQFSFHEMAYYDLPAMIDYALDHTGQKSLIYIGHSMGTTTSYILLSERPEYNNRLRLVVSFAPIAYWKHARTGIQKLLVDNGDFIEQTLRNQGIHELYPQSTLITQLLNSLCNENAATHKVCLNVYFRFFGSDPEQFNTTLIPYLVSYFPAGMSLKTLAHYYQHLSSGQFRQYDYGYVENFGRYQQAEPPAYDVSKITAPVALFYGRNDPLSYEVDVMELKKRLTNVVASVAISYPAFNHVDFVWATDAKRLLYDDTIELIHQYK from the exons ATGAGGAGGTGCGAAGCAGGTGCGATAATCGCCTTCGTTATCTTGATGCAAGGCCCCGTCGAGGGAATGTCCTTCAACATCCTGAGGGCCATCTTATCACCGCCGGTCCCTCGAATTACTCGCGTCAGAAACGCGTCTCCTCGAGAGCTCAGGCTGAAGAATTCCTTAGCGGTCTCTGACTTT CTGGGATTGGTTAAGCAGTATCATTATCCAGCCGAGGAGCACAACGTGACGACCATAGATGGCTACAATCTAAGATTCCACAGAATTCCTGGTAGCGCACGTTCATCTTTAGTCAAAAGGAAGCCCGTAGTTTTCGTCCAGCATGGCATCTCGGCGTCGTCTGACAGTTGGGTTTTAATGGGCCCTGGAAGGGATTTAG TATTTTTACTCGCAGACGCTGGCTACGACGTGTGGGTCGGCAACTTTCGAGGCAACTCATACTCAAGATCTCACGTCGTTCTGAGTCCCGAAGATCCGAAATTTTGGCAATTCAG TTTCCACGAAATGGCGTACTACGATCTTCCCGCCATGATAGACTACGCTCTCGATCATACCGGCCAAAAGAGTCTGATCTACATCGGACACTCCATGGGCACGACCACCAGCTATATTCTGCTCTCGGAAAGACCGGAGTACAACAATCGATTGCGATTGGTTGTCAGTTTCGCGCCAATTGCTTACTGGAAGCACGCACGTACGGGAATCCAAAAATTGTTAGTGGATAATGGTGATTTCATCGAG CAAACGCTTCGTAACCAGGGAATTCACGAACTATATCCGCAAAGCACTCTCATCACACAACTGTTAAACTCACTGTGCAACGAAAATGCTGCTACCCACAAAGTTTGCTTAAACGTATACTTTAGGTTTTTTGGATCAGATCCCGAGCAGTTCAACACT ACTCTCATTCCGTACCTGGTGAGCTACTTTCCTGCCGGGATGTCGCTCAAGACGCTGGCGCACTACTATCAACACTTATCTAGTG GTCAATTTAGGCAGTACGATTACGGCTACGTCGAGAATTTCGGACGTTACCAGCAGGCCGAACCACCGGCTTACGACGTCTCCAAGATAACAGCACCAGTTGCTCTCTTTTACGGCAGGAACGACCCCCTTTCCTACGAagtg GACGTTATGGAACTGAAGAAAAGGTTGACGAACGTTGTAGCTTCGGTCGCAATATCTTATCCAGCGTTCAATCACGTTGACTTCGTATGGGCCACCGACGCCAAACGTCTTCTGTACGACGATACCATAGAATTAATTCACCAATACAAATAA
- the LOC124308052 gene encoding UDP-galactose translocator, producing the protein MPKQSVSPQFLKYISLVTLTLQNAVLGLSMRYARTRSGDMFLSSTAVVMAEVVKLVTCLVLVYMEEGSIRKFLHAIDKTVLKQPMDTLKVCVPSLVYIIQNNLLYVSASHLDAATYQVTYQLKILTTAFFAVLILHRTLRSIQWGALVLLLAGVVLVQLAQSNPTTVPSGMEQNQLVGFSAALSACFLSGFAGIYFEKILKGSDISVWMRNVQLSLLSLPFGLFTCFLYDGAVIRHQGFFFGYDWFVNYLVLLQAGGGLVVAMVVKHADNILKGFATSLAIVISCIASIYLFAFHLTFQFSTGAALVICSIFMYSHQPRKTIISDTHSLIDKV; encoded by the exons ATGCCTAAACAATCAG TCAGTCCGCAGTTCCTCAAGTACATCAGTTTAGTTACACTAACTCTTCAAAATGCTGTCCTGGGACTCAGCATGCGTTACGCGCGAACCAGATCTGGAGACATGTTTTTATCGTCAACAG CTGTGGTTATGGCGGAAGTGGTTAAGCTAGTAACATGTCTAGTGTTGGTCTATATGGAAGAAGGGAGTATAAGAAAATTTCTACACGCCATTGACAAAACCGTGCTCAAACAGCCTATGGACACTTTGAAAGTCTGCGTACCATCTCTGGTCTACATCatacaaaataatttgttgtacgTGTCCGCCTCCCATTTGGATGCGGCGACATATCAg GTAACATATCAGCTGAAGATCTTGACGACAGCTTTCTTTGCCGTATTGATACTTCATAGAACTTTACGCTCCATTCAGTGGGGTGCCTTGGTTCTACTCTTGGCAGGCGTTGTCTTGGTTCAACTAGCTCAAAGCAATCCAACCACTGTACCATCGGGAATGGAACAAAATCAGTTGGTTGGATTTTCAGCTGCGCTGAGCGCATGTTTCCTATCAGGATTTGCAGGcatttactttgaaaaaattcttaaagGATCTGATATTTCTGTATGGATGCGAAACGTTCAACTGAGTTTGCTTTCTTTACCGTTTGGATTATTCACTTGTTTTTTATACGACGGAGCAGTTATTCGCCACCAGGGATTCTTTTTCGGTTACGACTGGTTCGTTAATTATTTAGTCCTGCTCCAAGCCGGTGGTGGGCTCGTTGTAGCGATGGTCGTCAAACACGCCGATAACATCCTGAAGGGTTTTGCTACCTCGCTAGCCATCGTTATATCTTGCATAGCTTCCATATACTTGTTCGCATTCCATTTAACTTTCCAATTCAGTACTGGAGCAGCTTTGGttatttgttcgatttttatGTACAGTCATCAACCAAGAAAGACCATTATTTCTGACACTCATTCACTCATTGATAAAGTGTGA
- the LOC124308056 gene encoding lysoplasmalogenase-like protein TMEM86A: MTSTAQVIKSVGPKLVPFFKSVSVYFVLLAEQPSLLTACFKCLPIISLIVFILLHGINLSEEYAFPRRIVTGLLFSCIGDALLVWPACFVPGMGMFAIAQVIYTKAFGFVPLNGVLGAILYALCAVAIFLLMPGLNGVLMIGVPLYTILLTTMAWRAIARVQFFEELWTWSKMCSCAGGICFVISDALIGFHYFHSPISYAQVFIMITYYAAQLGIALSAVDSRDNIKPHKQR; the protein is encoded by the exons ATGACATCGACCGCACAAGTG ATAAAAAGTGTTGGTCCGAAATTAGtaccatttttcaaaagtgtATCAGTCTACTTTGTTCTATTAGCAGAGCAGCCCTCCCTGCTAACTGCCTGTTTTAAATGTTTGCCGATCATCAGTCTTAtcgtttttattcttctccaTGGAATTAACTTGTCTGAAGA ATATGCATTTCCTCGTCGGATAGTGACTGGCCTTTTATTCAGCTGTATAGGTGATGCCCTGCTGGTATGGCCAGCCTGCTTTGTTCCAGGAATGGGAATGTTTGCTATTGCTCAAGTCATTTATACTAAAGCCTTTGGCTTCGTTCCATTGAATGGAGTGTTAGGAGCAATATTATATGCCCTATGTGCAGTTG ctatttttcttttgatgCCTGGTCTAAATGGTGTCTTGATGATTGGGGTTCCGTTGTATACAATACTTTTAACAACAATGGCATGGCGAGCTATAGCAAGGGTGCAATTTTTTGAG GAATTATGGACCTGGTCAAAAATGTGTAGTTGTGCCGGTGGTATATGCTTCGTTATATCAGATGCTTTGATTGGTTTCCACTACTTTCACAGTCCTATATCGTATGCTCAG GTATTTATAATGATTACCTATTACGCAGCTCAGCTTGGAATAGCTTTGAGCGCTGTGGATTCAAGAGACAATATTAAACCGCATAAGCAGCGGTGA
- the LOC124308049 gene encoding guanine nucleotide-binding protein subunit alpha homolog — protein sequence MAGSLTWSSGCCLRFKFSPEEIEQRYKSQEIDRMLEKDRQILRRQVKLLLLGAGESGKSTFLKQMRIIHGVKFEPEVIKEYRHIIYQNIIKGMKVLVDARDKLQIPWQDPKNDDVGYQLLKIENTIIFDTRLFLRYVPNLRSLWSDAAIRKAFDRRREFQLSDSVQYFLDSLDRIARMEYMPTHQDILHCRKATKGISEFLIQINNIPFLFVDVGGQRSQRQKWYQCFQCVTSILFLVSSSEFDQVLLEDRRTNRLEESKNIFDTIVNNVIFGEVSIILFLNKTDLLAKKVKSNDTDLRQYFPSFKGDPHSIHDVQNFILDMFTSVKRDPKKPIFHHFTTAVDTENIKVVFNAVKDTILIRNLESLMLQN from the exons ATGGCGGGAAGTTTGACCTGGTCGTCGGGTTGTTGTCTCCGTTTTAAATTTAGTCCCGAAGAAATAGAACAACGATACAAGAGTCAAGAAATCGACCGAATGCTCGAGAAGGATCGGCAGATTCTGCGTCGTCAAGTGAAACTGCTCTTACTTGGTGCCGGAGAGAGTGGAAAATCAACGTTTCTCAAGCAAATGAGAATCATTCATGGAGTTAAATTTGAGCCGGAGGTGATCAAGGAATATCGGCACATAATTTACCAAAATATTATCAAAGGTATGAAAGTACTCGTCGACGCTAGGGATAAGCTCCAAATTCCATGGCAAGATCCGAAGAACGATGACGTCGGCTACCAGCTactcaaaattgaaaacacaATCATATTCGACACGAGATTGTTCCTTCGCTATGTACCGAATCTTCGAAGTCTATGGAGTGACGCTGCGATAAGAAAAGCATTCGATAGGCGACGAGAATTTCAACTG aGTGACTCGGTTCAATATTTCTTGGATAGTTTGGATAGAATTGCCCGAATG GAATATATGCCCACACACCAGGACATTTTGCACTGCAGAAAAGCGACCAAAggaatttctgaatttttaattcagataAACAATATTCCGTTTCTATTTGTCGATGTCGGCGGACAGAGATCTCAGAGGCAGAAGTGGTACCAGTGTTTCCAGTGTGTCACTTCTATACTTTTTCTAGTGTCATCCTCAGAGTTTGATCAAGTCTTATTGGAAGACAG acGAACCAACAGACTGGAAGAATCAAAGAATATATTTGACACGATAGTCAACAATGTAATTTTCGGCGAGGTATCGATTATTCTGTTTCTGAACAAAACAGATTTACTTGCTAAAAAAGTCAAGTCCAACGATACGGATCTGCGGCAGTATTTTCCAAGTTTTAAGGGTGACCCACATTCCATTCATgatgttcaaaatttcatactAGACATGTTCACATCTGTCAAACGGGACCCAAAGAAGcctatttttcatcacttcACTACAGCAGTGGATACAGAAAATATTAAAGTTGTCTTCAACGCGGTAAAAGACACAATACTCATTCGAAATTTGGAATCACTAATGCTGCAAAATTGA
- the LOC124308050 gene encoding peroxisomal membrane protein PEX16, with protein MPSHNMNTVLIYVEKYKKWVTSNPQLAGDIESTVKWLSYFTAGRINNSTLMSELVYSMSNLLVLFNDRIINANTQVETKLPKYHSKIRIWLTVLEYSEVLLEISASKLWGETGKWLIIVILQAFKSVMRLLLVHRYKERVTQSPPIPPIKRDKISDKVETIEKDGFALKRSKKVVRKVNSGGCSQFRSWAPIPPLGIDDQQTTIDLTPNKKIILAETLYIIKPLLHLGCVSLSGQKQWKSWFLSLIIDLASLKLYSNETKAVTLRKEEFDEISRRRVALLLYILRSPFYDNYSRMKIYALLKMLSRNVPLARMVTDPIIKYLPHWQSTYFYMWSS; from the exons ATGCCTTCGCACAATATGAATACCGTTTTAATATACGttgagaaatataaaaaatgggTTACATCAAATCCTCAACTAGCAGGGGACATCGAAAGTACGGTCAAATGGCTGTCGTATTTCACCGCTG GACGGATAAACAATTCAACTTTGATGTCGGAGCTCGTCTATTCGATGTCCAACTTACTTGTACTGTTCAACGATAGGATTATAAATGCTAATACTCAGGTAGAGACTAAATTGCCAAAGTATCACTCGAAGATAAGAATTTGGTTGACTGTCTTGGAATATTCAGAAGTTCTTTTGGAAATTTCGGCGAGCAAATTGTGGGGAGAGACTGGAAAATGGCTCATCATTGTTATACTTCAGGCTTTTAA ATCGGTAATGCGACTTTTGCTAGTTCATCGTTACAAAGAAAGAGTGACGCAAAGTCCTCCGATTCCACCAATCAAACGTGATAAAATATCCGATAAGGTCGAAACAATTGAGAAGGACGGTTTTGCCCTAAAAAGATCTAAGAAAGTCGTTCGAAAGGTCAATTCGGGTGGATGTTCTCAGTTTAGGTCATGGGCACCTATTCCTCCGTTAGGAATCGATGACCAACAAACCACCATTGATCTTACaccgaataaaaaaataattctcgcAGAG ACTTTGTATATTATCAAACCATTGTTGCACCTTGGATGCGTATCCTTAAGCGGACAGAAGCAATGGAAATCGTGGTTTTTATCTCTGATTATTGACCTTGCAAG TTTGAAGTTGTACAGCAATGAGACAAAAGCAGTAACCCTGCGAAAGGAAGAGTTTGACGAAATCTCTCGTAGACGGGTTGCACTGCTCTTGTACATTCTTCGTTCACCATTTTATGATAATTACAGCCGCATGAAGATTTACGCGCTGCTTAAAATGCTATCGAGGAACGTTCCGCTCGCCAGAATGGTAACGGACCCAATTATTAAATATCTGCCACACTGGCAaagtacatatttttatatgtgGTCATCTTGA
- the LOC124308055 gene encoding toll-interacting protein A-like yields the protein MASVQRNELYDDWKKRAFLGPLPHGFLRVEESPRQQQEAADQQAALALQHHLQSAPPVVAARMGRLSVTITQAKLVKNYGMTRMDPYVRLRVGHSIYETHTDPNGGKNPHWNKVLQCYLPPGVTQIYVEIYDECSFMMDELIAWGHIEIPPQVILAGETHEDWYPLSGKQGDNQEGMINMVFSYLPTPGNPYIGQTPVMMVPSTNLCGMTQYAPVNVYTTPPAVAAVPTVDPSQRANAEIELRQIAEMFPNVDTEVIKSVYDANQGKKDVTINSLLQMCE from the exons ATGGCAAGTGTTCAGCGTAACGAATTATACGACGATTGGAAGAAACGA GCATTCCTTGGACCGCTTCCACATGGCTTTCTCAGAGTCGAAGAAAGCCCACGGCAACAACAAGAGGCTGCCGATCAACAAGCCGCTCTGGCGCTGCAGCACCATCTCCAAAGTGCACCGCCCGTGGTAGCTGCTCGCATGGGCAGACTGAGCGTGACGATTACTCAG GCAAAATTGGTTAAGAATTACGGCATGACCAGAATGGATCCTTACGTCAGATTGCGAGTCGGTCATTCCATTTATGAAACACATACAGATCCAAACGGAGGAAAAAACCCGCACTGGAACAAAGTTTTGCAATG CTACCTTCCACCTGGGGTAACGCAAATATACGTTGAAATTTACGACGAGTGTTCGTTTATGATGGATGAACTTATCGCTTGGGGTCATATAGAAATACCACCCCAAGTAATTTTGGCAGGAGAGACTCACGAGGACTGGTATCCCCTTAGTGGAAAACAAGGGGATAATCAGGAAGGCATGATTAACATGGTTTTCAGTTATTTG ccTACTCCTGGTAATCCATACATTGGTCAAACGCCAGTAATGATGGTTCCTTCGACTAATTTATGTGGTATGACACAATATGCACCGGTCAATGTGTATACGACTCCACCTGCCGTCGCTGCTGTTCCAACTGTTGATCCAAGTCAGAGGGCAAACGCAGAAATTGAATTGAGACAG ATCGCAGAGATGTTCCCAAACGTTGATACCGAGGTCATTAAGTCCGTGTACGATGCGAATCAAGGAAAGAAGGATGTGACAATAAATTCTCTGTTGCAAATGTGCGAATAA
- the LOC124308051 gene encoding transaldolase isoform X2, with amino-acid sequence MEKFKPTDATTNPSLILAAATDKKYAHLIDKAVQYGAKIGTTLAEQTEAAIDMTCVLFGQAILKIVPGRVSTEVDARLSFDKEASIEKAKKLISLYEEAGISKERILIKLASTWEGIQAAKELETKYGIHCNLTLLFSFAQAIACAEAGVTLISPFVGRILDWYVANTNNKSYEAKEDPGVISVTKIYNYYKKYGYKTVVMGASFRNVGEIKELAGCDYLTISPKLLDELEKSTEPVKQALNVAAAKKSDLEKITLDEAKFRWLLNEDQMATDKLSDGIRKFAVDMCKLEKLLQEKLQA; translated from the exons atggaaaaatttaaacccACTGATGCTACAACAAACCCGTCTCTAATTCTCGCTGCTGCGACCGACAAGAAATATGCTCATCTAATTGACAAGGCTGTGCAGTATGGAGCTAAAATTGGAAC AACACTGGCTGAACAAACTGAGGCGGCTATTGATATGACATGCGTCCTTTTCGGACAAGCAATTCTGAAAATTGTACCTGGACGAGTTTCTACTGAAGTTGACGCTAGACTTTCGTTTGATAAGGAAGCTAGTATTGAAAAAGCTAAGAAACTCATTTCCTTGTACGAGGAAGCTGGGATTAGTAAAGAACGTATTCTTATAAAGCTTGCATCTACATGGGAAGGCATCCAGGCAGCTAA GGAACTCGAAACGAAGTACGGAATTCACTGCAACTTGACTCTTCTGTTTTCATTTGCTCAAGCCATCGCATGTGCTGAAGCCGGTGTGACTTTGATCTCTCCATTTGTGGGACGAATTCTAGATTG GTACGTCGCGAACACTAATAACAAGTCATACGAAGCCAAGGAGGACCCCGGAGTCATTTCCGTAACCAAGATTTACAACTATTATAAAAAGTATGGGTATAAAACCGTTGTGATGGGCGCATCCTTCAGAAATGTTG GTGAAATCAAAGAATTGGCTGGTTGTGACTACCTGACAATTAGCCCGAAGCTGTTGGACGAATTGGAAAAAAGTACCGAACCGGTGAAGCAAGCCTTGAATGTTGCTGCAGCTAAAAAATCAGATCTTGAAAAGATAACTCTTGACGAAGCAAAGTTTAGATGGTTATTAAACGAGGATCAGATGGCAACTGATAAACTCTCTGATGGGATCCGGAAATTTGCCGTGGATATGTGTAAACTCGAAAAGCTTCTCCAGGAGAAATTGCAAGCCTAA